A window of the Streptomyces albireticuli genome harbors these coding sequences:
- a CDS encoding transglycosylase domain-containing protein gives MFERRKGAHARNHAAPARRRRAAPRKRRLRPAYPRPGRQGFRRWVPSWRQTLGSVLTAGGLLTALVTIMYVRTEIPADLNAFATQQDNVYYWADGTEMARTGEVNRQDLDLRKVPEKVRWAALAAENETFYSDSGISVSGMTRAVTRMVTGGSTQGGSTITQQYVKNAYLNQDQTFSRKFTEMFIAIKLDNQMSKDDILEGYLNTSWFGRGTYGIQRAAHAYYGKDVSQLNASEGAFLASLLKGAGLYDPALGPKNHERAVERWKWILDRMVTIGKLSKEERAGYTTFPEPQAPPKPAGLTGQTGYLVETARAYVSAHTEVSDHDFDLGGYQIRTTFEKPRMDALTEAVAEASGRLDAEKRDADKDVRIGAASVATDGRIVALYGGPGYLKQGFNDANSSVVPAGTSFTPFVYAAALREGVQKERGKPRTPVSPATVYNGDDKISLLTPEGPYWDRSGKIVKALNDGGKSWGKVTLKEAVAQSVNTPMMQLGMDAGLDQVGETAVAAGLLKNSLGQKLPGFSLGTATPSAIRMAGAYGTFAAGGLHSEPYSVDKLSRNGNPVPVEKPEAERVLPAKVAGAVDDALREAVLRGSATTARAAGAGAAGKTGTAQDNKSAWFAGYRDKVSTAVSLSRIDPKSQELQPLDGLAGAAKGTLGSTIPIDIWTKYMTAAPKR, from the coding sequence GTGTTCGAACGCCGAAAAGGGGCGCACGCCCGGAACCACGCCGCCCCGGCCCGCCGTAGGCGCGCCGCCCCCCGCAAGCGCAGGCTGCGCCCCGCCTACCCCCGGCCGGGGCGGCAGGGCTTCCGGCGCTGGGTGCCCTCGTGGCGCCAGACGCTGGGCTCCGTCCTCACCGCCGGCGGGCTGCTGACCGCCCTGGTGACGATCATGTACGTCCGCACCGAGATACCCGCCGACCTCAACGCCTTCGCCACCCAGCAGGACAACGTCTACTACTGGGCCGACGGCACCGAGATGGCCCGCACCGGCGAGGTCAACCGCCAGGACCTCGATCTGCGCAAGGTCCCCGAGAAGGTCCGCTGGGCGGCGCTGGCCGCCGAGAACGAGACCTTCTACTCCGACAGCGGCATCTCGGTCAGCGGCATGACCCGCGCCGTCACCAGGATGGTCACCGGCGGCAGCACCCAGGGCGGCTCCACGATCACCCAGCAGTACGTGAAGAACGCCTACCTCAACCAGGACCAGACCTTCAGCCGCAAGTTCACCGAGATGTTCATCGCCATCAAGCTGGACAACCAGATGAGCAAGGACGACATCCTGGAGGGCTACCTCAACACCAGCTGGTTCGGGCGCGGCACCTACGGCATCCAGCGCGCCGCCCACGCCTACTACGGCAAGGACGTCTCGCAGCTGAACGCCAGCGAGGGCGCCTTCCTGGCCTCGCTGCTCAAGGGCGCCGGCCTCTACGACCCGGCGCTCGGCCCGAAGAACCACGAGCGCGCCGTGGAGCGCTGGAAGTGGATCCTCGACCGGATGGTCACCATCGGCAAGCTCTCCAAGGAGGAGCGGGCCGGATACACCACCTTCCCGGAGCCCCAGGCCCCGCCGAAGCCGGCCGGGCTCACCGGGCAGACCGGCTATCTGGTGGAGACCGCCCGCGCCTACGTGAGCGCCCACACCGAGGTCTCCGACCACGACTTCGACCTCGGCGGCTACCAGATCCGCACCACCTTCGAGAAGCCCCGCATGGACGCGCTGACCGAGGCCGTCGCCGAGGCGAGCGGCCGCCTGGACGCGGAGAAGCGCGACGCCGACAAGGACGTCCGCATCGGCGCCGCCTCGGTCGCCACCGACGGGCGCATCGTCGCCCTGTACGGCGGCCCGGGCTACCTCAAGCAGGGCTTCAACGACGCCAACTCCTCCGTCGTCCCCGCGGGCACGTCCTTCACGCCCTTCGTCTACGCGGCCGCCCTGCGCGAAGGTGTCCAGAAGGAGCGCGGCAAGCCCCGCACCCCGGTCTCCCCGGCGACCGTCTACAACGGGGACGACAAGATCTCGCTGCTCACCCCGGAGGGCCCGTACTGGGACCGCTCCGGCAAGATCGTCAAGGCGCTCAACGACGGCGGGAAGTCCTGGGGCAAGGTCACCCTGAAGGAAGCGGTCGCCCAGTCCGTCAACACCCCGATGATGCAGCTCGGCATGGACGCCGGCCTGGACCAGGTGGGCGAGACCGCCGTGGCCGCGGGCCTGCTGAAGAACAGCCTCGGCCAGAAGCTGCCCGGCTTCTCGCTGGGCACCGCGACCCCCAGCGCCATCCGCATGGCCGGGGCGTACGGCACCTTCGCCGCCGGCGGCCTGCACAGCGAGCCGTACTCCGTGGACAAGCTCAGCCGCAACGGCAACCCCGTCCCGGTGGAGAAGCCCGAGGCCGAGCGGGTGCTGCCCGCGAAGGTCGCGGGCGCGGTGGACGACGCCCTGCGCGAGGCCGTGCTGCGCGGCAGCGCGACCACGGCGCGGGCGGCCGGGGCCGGCGCCGCGGGCAAGACGGGGACGGCGCAGGACAACAAGTCGGCGTGGTTCGCGGGCTACCGGGACAAGGTGTCGACCGCCGTCTCGCTCTCCCGCATCGACCCGAAGTCGCAGGAGCTCCAGCCCCTGGACGGCCTGGCCGGGGCCGCCAAGGGCACCCTGGGCAGCACCATCCCGATCGACATCTGGACGAAGTACATGACCGCCGCCCCGAAGCGCTGA